In the Bordetella genomosp. 10 genome, one interval contains:
- a CDS encoding MFS transporter has product MTAVACPPSRHPAQVDHKLLGLAALGGALEIYDFIVFVFFALTLAKVFFPPEMPEWRRLLQSVAIFATGYLARPLGGIAMAHFADRYGRKRIFSLTILLMALPCLLIGIMPTYARVGYLAPVLLLALRLCQGMAVGGEVPSAWAFVAEHAPPGRRGYALGFLQAGLTVGYLLGALTATALASIFTPAQMASYAWRIPFVFGGLCGVAGIWMRRRLTETPRFLELQARDEAATRFPLREVLGGQRRALMPAALLTAVLTSAVVVLVVVTPTLMQTTFGLSQREAFGLSSIGIVFLNIGCVIAGVVVDRIGAWKGVALYSVLLPVSTVLLYATLVFGGHDIAELALVYAIAGLLSGIVGAVPSVMISLFSTDILVSGISFSYNVTYAIWASVSPLALIFATQYTPWACAAFSLLAGLLGCAAAVRHGRKQYFGAWLQLPAQGEHRRA; this is encoded by the coding sequence ATGACGGCCGTTGCCTGTCCGCCTTCGCGGCATCCTGCCCAAGTCGACCACAAGCTGCTCGGGCTCGCGGCGCTCGGCGGCGCGCTCGAGATCTACGATTTCATCGTCTTCGTTTTCTTCGCGTTGACGCTGGCCAAGGTCTTCTTTCCGCCGGAGATGCCCGAGTGGCGGCGGCTGTTGCAGAGCGTCGCCATCTTCGCGACCGGCTATCTCGCGCGCCCGCTGGGCGGCATCGCGATGGCGCATTTCGCCGACCGATACGGCCGCAAGCGGATTTTCAGCCTGACCATCCTGCTGATGGCCCTGCCTTGCCTGCTGATCGGGATCATGCCGACCTATGCGCGGGTCGGCTATCTCGCGCCGGTGCTGTTGCTGGCGCTGCGCCTGTGCCAGGGCATGGCGGTCGGCGGCGAAGTGCCGAGCGCCTGGGCGTTCGTCGCCGAGCACGCCCCGCCGGGACGGCGCGGCTATGCGCTGGGCTTCCTGCAGGCCGGCCTCACCGTCGGCTACCTGTTGGGCGCGCTCACGGCCACGGCGCTGGCGTCGATCTTCACGCCGGCGCAGATGGCCAGCTATGCCTGGCGCATTCCCTTCGTCTTCGGCGGCTTGTGCGGCGTCGCCGGGATCTGGATGCGGCGCCGGTTGACGGAGACGCCACGCTTTCTGGAACTGCAGGCGCGCGACGAGGCGGCCACGCGCTTCCCGCTGCGCGAAGTCCTGGGCGGCCAGCGTCGCGCCCTGATGCCCGCCGCGCTGCTCACCGCCGTACTGACTTCCGCCGTCGTGGTGCTGGTCGTCGTCACGCCGACACTGATGCAGACCACCTTCGGCCTGTCGCAGCGCGAGGCGTTCGGACTGAGCAGCATCGGCATCGTGTTTCTCAACATCGGCTGCGTGATCGCCGGCGTCGTGGTGGACCGGATCGGCGCCTGGAAGGGCGTGGCGCTATACAGCGTATTGCTGCCGGTCAGCACCGTCCTGCTCTACGCGACGCTGGTCTTCGGCGGCCACGATATCGCCGAGCTCGCGCTGGTCTATGCGATCGCGGGCCTGCTGTCGGGCATCGTCGGCGCGGTGCCCTCGGTGATGATTTCCCTGTTCTCGACCGACATCCTCGTGTCGGGCATCTCCTTTTCCTACAACGTCACCTATGCGATCTGGGCGAGCGTCTCCCCGCTCGCCCTCATCTTCGCCACGCAGTACACGCCATGGGCATGCGCCGCATTCAGCCTGCTCGCCGGGCTGCTGGGTTGCGCGGCCGCTGTCCGCCATGGGCGCAAGCAGTACTTCGGCGCCTGGCTACAGCTTCCAGCGCAAGGTGAGCATCGCCGTGCGTGA
- a CDS encoding MFS transporter — MTDNNTISMTGAAGELPARIQSGNIWRLAIAQALAGANSTVVYATGAIIGSKLAPTAMLATLPISIFVVGMAACTLPVGAIARRHGRRTAFFVGTGAGVLTGLLAMLAVILGSFWLFCLATFFGGGYAAVVLTFRFAAADGVAPARRARALSLVMAGGVVAGIIGPQIVTLTMNMWTPHMFAATFLVQAIVAVLAAGILLGVQLPRPTASEVAGGRPLSAIALQPRFVAAAVSGAVAYMLMNFLMTAAPLAMHICGHSQVAANLGLQWHVIAMYAPSFFTGSLIARFGAGRIAITGLLLTGLSAAVGLAGIDVAHFWATLILLGLGWNFGFLGASALVLECHRPEEKTRVQSLNDFIVFGLMAIGSFSSGGLLSAFGWDTVLWVSFIPLVLAMVSLAFALRRKTAPLPG, encoded by the coding sequence ATGACAGACAACAATACGATCTCCATGACCGGCGCCGCGGGCGAACTGCCTGCAAGAATCCAAAGCGGAAATATTTGGCGCCTTGCCATTGCCCAGGCGCTGGCCGGCGCGAATTCCACGGTGGTGTACGCCACCGGCGCCATCATCGGCAGCAAGCTCGCGCCCACGGCCATGCTGGCCACCTTGCCCATTTCCATCTTCGTGGTGGGCATGGCGGCATGCACGCTGCCCGTGGGCGCGATCGCCCGGCGCCATGGCCGGCGCACCGCCTTCTTCGTGGGCACGGGCGCCGGCGTCCTGACGGGGCTGCTGGCCATGCTCGCGGTCATCCTGGGATCGTTCTGGCTGTTCTGCCTGGCGACCTTCTTCGGCGGCGGCTATGCCGCCGTCGTGCTGACCTTCCGTTTCGCCGCGGCCGACGGCGTGGCGCCGGCGCGGCGCGCGCGGGCGCTATCGCTGGTCATGGCCGGCGGCGTCGTCGCGGGGATCATCGGACCGCAGATCGTCACCTTGACGATGAATATGTGGACGCCGCACATGTTTGCCGCCACCTTCCTGGTGCAGGCCATCGTCGCCGTGCTGGCGGCCGGCATCCTGCTGGGCGTGCAATTGCCCCGGCCAACGGCGTCCGAAGTGGCCGGCGGGCGGCCGCTTTCGGCGATCGCGCTGCAACCCCGCTTCGTCGCCGCGGCCGTCAGCGGCGCCGTCGCCTACATGCTGATGAACTTCCTGATGACCGCCGCGCCGCTGGCCATGCATATCTGCGGCCATTCGCAGGTAGCGGCCAACCTCGGCCTGCAATGGCATGTCATCGCCATGTACGCGCCCAGTTTCTTCACCGGCAGCCTGATCGCGCGCTTCGGCGCGGGACGCATCGCGATCACCGGGCTGCTGCTGACCGGGCTGTCGGCCGCCGTGGGACTGGCCGGCATCGACGTCGCGCATTTCTGGGCGACGCTGATCCTGCTCGGCCTGGGTTGGAATTTCGGCTTTCTCGGCGCATCCGCGCTCGTGCTCGAATGCCACCGGCCGGAAGAGAAGACGCGGGTGCAATCGCTCAATGACTTCATCGTCTTCGGCCTGATGGCGATCGGCTCGTTCTCCTCCGGCGGATTGCTGTCCGCCTTCGGTTGGGACACGGTGCTCTGGGTCTCCTTCATTCCTCTCGTGCTGGCGATGGTGTCGCTGGCGTTCGCGCTGCGCAGGAAAACGGCGCCGCTTCCCGGGTAA
- a CDS encoding TonB-dependent siderophore receptor, protein MLWAALAGAAQPMASASAQPAPASAPTHLNFDIPQGSLDQALSRFGRQSGAAVSVNAALTAGIRSAGVHGSYTASEALARLLAGTGLQAVQDASGEYTLRALPAPGAADAGATTLPEVRVIGTSDTVAERVNPPTTVGSKTPLTQREIPQSVSVVTQSQIQERNLMDMNDALRKTPGIVVTPYRDGRADLFSRGFPVDTMQLDGLPISLNMTENGLLAPDLAMYDRVETLRGPAGLYNGFGGPGGTVNLVRKRPLDDLAATAEVRVGTDHEYRGLADLSTPLNDDKTLRARVVGSYESTDLYQDSTYKRPGLLYGIVEADLTPSTKLDIGASYQRLTMRAMSEGYPAYTDYRLIQHPSRDYIGSSGDGMRYESNSAFFDLEHKFDSAWRVKLSGTHLYNTAYMKSSYACCGGVDRATGLSKISWGGGSSGNNTQDVIDLFVDGPFDLAGRQHHITVGMNYLRSNNYIKNTYGTVSNYVDVNDPVELPAYDGAPLTSYALRTVTTQYTTYANVRFKLADPLTLVVGGNAMWWRASVRPIADQNPFGTPETRDSVDGRVTPYGGLLYDIDRTYTAYASYASIFSPQSARDKDGKLIKPLEGDQYEVGVKGTYLDGKLNASLALFQLTQKNRAIADPREDPYSGISIAQGKARSRGVEASVSGEAYPGLDLYAGYAYTHVRSVGSDDDGGSSGLGAQKFTQIAPKHTFKLWANYQLPGDWHRHSIGTGLNVSSSYYYDDGVGRLTQPGYMTADLKLGYQINEHMDASLYVANLFNKSYYESVGSTWNQNFLGASRTAMLTLRWKL, encoded by the coding sequence ATGCTGTGGGCCGCGCTCGCCGGCGCCGCCCAGCCGATGGCAAGCGCCTCGGCCCAACCCGCGCCGGCAAGCGCGCCCACCCACCTGAACTTCGATATCCCGCAGGGGTCGCTGGACCAGGCATTGAGCCGGTTCGGCCGGCAATCGGGCGCCGCCGTCTCCGTCAATGCCGCGCTTACCGCGGGCATCCGCAGCGCGGGCGTGCACGGCAGCTACACCGCGTCCGAGGCCCTGGCCCGATTGCTCGCCGGCACCGGCCTGCAGGCCGTCCAGGACGCTTCGGGCGAGTACACCTTGCGCGCCCTGCCCGCGCCGGGGGCGGCCGACGCCGGCGCTACGACGCTGCCTGAAGTGCGGGTGATCGGCACGTCCGATACGGTGGCCGAGCGCGTGAATCCGCCCACCACGGTCGGCTCCAAGACGCCGCTGACCCAGCGCGAGATCCCGCAGTCGGTCAGCGTGGTGACGCAGTCGCAGATCCAGGAGCGCAACCTGATGGACATGAACGATGCCCTGCGCAAGACGCCGGGCATCGTCGTCACGCCCTATCGGGACGGCCGCGCGGATCTTTTCTCGCGCGGATTTCCGGTCGATACGATGCAGCTCGACGGCTTGCCGATCAGCCTGAACATGACCGAAAACGGGCTGCTGGCGCCGGACCTCGCGATGTACGACCGGGTGGAAACCCTGCGCGGCCCCGCCGGCCTGTACAACGGTTTCGGCGGCCCGGGCGGCACGGTCAACCTCGTGCGCAAGCGTCCGCTGGACGACCTGGCCGCGACGGCCGAGGTGCGGGTCGGCACGGACCACGAATACCGCGGGCTGGCCGATCTCTCCACGCCGCTGAACGACGACAAGACGCTGCGCGCGCGCGTGGTCGGCTCCTACGAAAGCACCGACCTGTACCAGGACTCGACCTACAAGCGCCCCGGACTGCTGTACGGCATCGTCGAGGCGGACCTGACGCCATCCACCAAGCTGGACATCGGCGCCAGCTACCAGCGCCTGACCATGCGGGCGATGTCCGAGGGGTATCCGGCCTATACGGACTACCGCCTCATCCAGCATCCCTCCAGGGACTATATCGGCAGCAGCGGCGACGGCATGCGCTACGAATCGAATTCCGCCTTCTTCGACCTGGAGCACAAGTTCGACTCCGCGTGGCGCGTCAAGCTGAGCGGCACCCATCTGTACAACACCGCCTACATGAAGAGTTCCTACGCCTGCTGCGGCGGCGTGGACCGCGCCACCGGCCTGAGCAAGATTTCCTGGGGCGGCGGATCGAGCGGCAACAACACCCAGGACGTCATCGATCTTTTCGTGGACGGCCCCTTCGATCTCGCCGGCCGCCAGCATCACATTACGGTGGGCATGAACTACCTGCGGTCGAACAACTATATAAAGAACACCTACGGCACTGTCTCGAACTACGTCGACGTCAACGATCCCGTCGAGCTTCCGGCGTACGACGGCGCGCCGCTGACGAGCTACGCGCTGCGCACCGTCACCACGCAATACACCACGTACGCCAACGTGCGCTTCAAGCTGGCCGATCCGCTGACCCTGGTCGTCGGCGGCAATGCCATGTGGTGGCGCGCTTCCGTGCGGCCCATCGCGGACCAGAATCCGTTCGGCACGCCCGAGACGCGCGACAGCGTGGACGGCCGCGTCACGCCCTACGGCGGCCTGCTGTACGACATCGACCGGACCTACACGGCCTATGCCAGCTACGCCAGCATCTTCTCGCCGCAATCGGCGCGCGACAAGGACGGCAAGCTCATCAAGCCGCTGGAGGGCGATCAATACGAGGTGGGCGTCAAGGGCACGTACCTGGACGGCAAGTTGAACGCCAGCCTGGCCCTGTTCCAGTTGACGCAGAAGAACCGCGCCATCGCCGATCCCAGGGAGGATCCCTATTCCGGCATTTCCATCGCGCAGGGCAAGGCGCGCAGCCGCGGCGTCGAGGCATCGGTGTCGGGCGAGGCCTATCCGGGATTGGACCTGTATGCCGGCTACGCCTATACCCACGTGCGCAGCGTGGGGAGCGACGACGACGGCGGATCCAGCGGCCTGGGCGCCCAGAAGTTCACGCAGATTGCGCCCAAGCATACGTTCAAGCTGTGGGCCAACTACCAACTGCCGGGCGACTGGCACCGGCACAGCATCGGCACCGGCCTGAACGTGTCGAGCAGCTATTACTACGACGACGGCGTGGGCCGCCTGACCCAGCCCGGCTACATGACCGCGGACCTCAAGCTGGGCTACCAGATCAACGAGCACATGGACGCCTCGCTCTACGTGGCCAACCTCTTCAACAAGAGCTACTACGAAAGCGTGGGTTCGACCTGGAACCAGAACTTCCTGGGCGCGTCACGCACGGCGATGCTCACCTTGCGCTGGAAGCTGTAG
- a CDS encoding TetR/AcrR family transcriptional regulator — protein sequence MTKRRTQEEFLQELTHLLISEGIRTLTIAEIAERLKCSRRRLYELAPSKEALFLQVCRQRFDANMAKGHAAARGAPDAAAAISAYMKAVLSPSGMSKAALTDLDATEEGRKVFDAYQVARVRGLESMIEEGVRQDLMVAHNPRLVSEAILGAAFRFRNPQFLEDTGLSLGEAFNEFYEIVLNGLLKKR from the coding sequence ATGACGAAACGACGGACCCAGGAAGAATTCCTGCAAGAATTGACGCATCTGCTGATTTCCGAAGGCATCCGGACGCTGACGATCGCCGAGATCGCGGAACGCCTGAAATGCTCCAGGCGGCGCCTGTACGAGCTCGCCCCCTCCAAGGAGGCCTTGTTTCTCCAGGTGTGCCGGCAGCGCTTCGACGCCAACATGGCGAAAGGACACGCGGCGGCGCGCGGCGCGCCCGATGCCGCCGCCGCCATCTCCGCCTACATGAAAGCCGTCCTCAGCCCCTCGGGCATGAGCAAGGCGGCGCTCACCGACCTGGACGCCACCGAGGAAGGCCGCAAGGTCTTCGATGCCTACCAGGTGGCGCGCGTGCGCGGCCTGGAATCCATGATCGAGGAAGGCGTGCGCCAGGACCTGATGGTGGCGCACAATCCCAGGCTGGTCTCCGAGGCCATACTCGGCGCCGCGTTCCGCTTCCGCAATCCGCAGTTCCTGGAAGACACCGGCCTGAGCCTGGGCGAGGCCTTCAACGAGTTCTACGAGATCGTGCTCAACGGCCTGCTCAAGAAGCGCTGA
- a CDS encoding Bug family tripartite tricarboxylate transporter substrate binding protein, producing the protein MNIKSQVVGACLAVLGAAGALGAHAEEAYPSRPIKLVVPFGPGGVTDLTGRTFAKFMGEKLGATIVVENRPGAGATIGANHVAKAAPDGYTILLGTNVTHAISPLILPSVPYDPIRDFEPVGIFGTNGNVLVVNPAFPARNFKEFIAQIKARKGHVNYASGSVGSSAHMAAELLKQEVPGLQYTHVPYSGPSSAMAALIGNQVDFMFTNIGAAVSQIKAGTVVPIAVTTDKRVAELPDVPTVAESGVPGFEVVGWLAAFVPKGTPPDIVKRLNAALVASQSEPALRKTLDAASLVPVQADPQQTGAFVHAEYEKWSRVVREAHIKPVE; encoded by the coding sequence ATGAATATCAAGAGCCAAGTGGTCGGCGCATGCCTGGCCGTGCTCGGCGCCGCCGGCGCGCTGGGCGCGCACGCGGAGGAAGCCTATCCGTCGCGGCCCATCAAGCTGGTGGTCCCGTTCGGCCCGGGCGGCGTGACGGACCTGACGGGGCGCACCTTCGCCAAATTCATGGGCGAGAAACTGGGCGCCACCATCGTGGTGGAGAACCGGCCGGGCGCGGGAGCCACCATCGGCGCCAATCACGTGGCCAAGGCGGCGCCGGACGGTTACACCATCCTGCTCGGAACCAACGTGACGCACGCGATCTCGCCGCTGATCCTGCCTTCGGTGCCCTACGACCCGATACGGGATTTCGAGCCGGTGGGCATCTTCGGCACCAACGGCAACGTGCTGGTGGTGAACCCCGCCTTTCCGGCCAGGAACTTCAAGGAATTCATCGCGCAGATCAAGGCCAGGAAGGGCCATGTCAATTACGCCTCGGGCAGCGTGGGCAGTTCGGCCCACATGGCGGCGGAGCTGCTCAAGCAGGAGGTGCCGGGGCTGCAATACACGCACGTGCCCTATAGCGGCCCGTCCAGCGCCATGGCGGCGCTGATCGGCAACCAGGTGGACTTCATGTTCACCAACATCGGCGCCGCCGTCTCCCAGATCAAGGCCGGCACCGTGGTCCCCATCGCCGTCACCACGGACAAGCGCGTGGCCGAATTGCCGGACGTGCCGACCGTCGCCGAGTCCGGCGTGCCCGGGTTCGAGGTCGTGGGCTGGCTGGCCGCCTTCGTGCCCAAGGGCACGCCGCCCGACATCGTCAAGCGCCTGAACGCCGCGCTGGTGGCGTCCCAAAGCGAGCCCGCGCTGCGCAAGACACTGGACGCCGCCTCGCTGGTGCCGGTGCAGGCGGATCCGCAACAGACCGGGGCCTTCGTCCACGCGGAATACGAGAAGTGGAGCCGCGTGGTCCGCGAGGCGCACATCAAGCCGGTCGAGTGA
- a CDS encoding AMP-binding protein, translated as MTHPARRRHDGPTVAQLYISAFRRAPGAVAIQAPEEAITYGELEKRAWRCAREFLDMGLKRQDTLAFLVGNRVEALVALIAAQLAGLRCMSLHPMASEEDHCFILADAGADALVVDTGRFAARARAIHERGAVPRVVQLDEVDGEPGLHARARRHDDAPMPLPDDPGEITKLSYTGGTTGRSKGILHAHRTTVTSAISMLAAYDWPREIRYLAATPISHAAGAIVLPVFMKGGTVFLMEKYEARAFLEIVREQRITLAFLVPTQIYGLLDEPDFNRQGCASLGLVLYGASPIAPSRLAQAIERIGPVFGQLYGQAEAPMTLTYLSRADHDLSRPELLASCGRVIPGNQVALLDKDLREVPVGEVGEICARGPLLMEGYLNRPEEDEKVFAGGWLHTGDMARMDAQGYLYIVDRAKDMIISGGFNVYPSEVENCLALHPQVAVSSVIGTPDEKWGERVTAVVVLKAGARCTEEELIRHVVERKGVVNAPKRVVFEPELPLTALGKIDKKALKARYWTGNDRSIN; from the coding sequence ATGACGCATCCCGCCCGCAGGCGGCACGACGGCCCCACGGTTGCCCAGCTCTACATTTCCGCTTTCAGGAGGGCGCCCGGCGCGGTCGCGATCCAGGCGCCGGAGGAAGCCATCACCTACGGCGAACTGGAAAAACGGGCCTGGCGTTGCGCCCGCGAATTCCTCGACATGGGCTTGAAGCGCCAGGACACGCTGGCTTTCCTGGTCGGCAACCGGGTGGAGGCGCTGGTCGCCCTCATCGCGGCGCAACTGGCGGGATTGCGGTGCATGTCGCTGCACCCCATGGCCTCGGAAGAAGACCACTGCTTCATCCTGGCGGACGCGGGCGCCGATGCGCTGGTGGTGGACACCGGCAGGTTCGCGGCGCGCGCCCGGGCCATCCACGAACGCGGCGCCGTGCCCAGGGTCGTGCAACTGGACGAGGTGGACGGGGAACCGGGCCTGCATGCGCGCGCCCGCCGCCACGACGACGCGCCGATGCCGCTGCCCGACGATCCCGGCGAAATCACGAAGCTGTCGTACACCGGCGGCACCACCGGCCGGTCCAAGGGCATCCTGCACGCGCATCGCACGACGGTCACCAGCGCGATCTCCATGCTGGCCGCCTACGACTGGCCCCGCGAGATCCGCTATCTCGCGGCGACGCCCATCTCGCACGCGGCGGGCGCCATCGTCCTTCCGGTCTTCATGAAGGGCGGAACGGTGTTCCTGATGGAGAAATACGAGGCGCGGGCTTTCCTGGAGATCGTGCGCGAACAGCGCATCACGCTTGCCTTCCTGGTGCCCACGCAGATCTACGGACTGCTGGACGAGCCGGATTTCAACCGCCAAGGCTGTGCGTCGCTGGGCCTGGTGCTCTATGGCGCGTCGCCCATCGCGCCGTCGCGGCTGGCCCAGGCGATCGAGCGCATCGGCCCGGTCTTCGGGCAACTGTACGGCCAGGCCGAGGCGCCCATGACGCTCACCTACCTGAGCCGGGCGGACCACGACCTGTCCCGGCCGGAACTGCTGGCTTCCTGCGGCCGCGTCATCCCCGGCAACCAGGTGGCCCTGCTGGACAAGGACCTGCGCGAAGTGCCGGTGGGCGAGGTGGGCGAGATCTGCGCGCGCGGTCCGCTGCTGATGGAAGGCTACCTGAACCGTCCGGAGGAGGACGAGAAGGTCTTCGCCGGCGGTTGGCTGCACACGGGCGACATGGCCCGCATGGACGCCCAGGGCTATCTGTACATCGTCGACCGCGCCAAGGACATGATCATCTCCGGCGGCTTCAACGTGTATCCCAGCGAGGTGGAGAACTGCCTGGCCCTGCATCCGCAAGTGGCCGTCTCCTCGGTCATCGGCACGCCCGACGAGAAGTGGGGCGAGCGCGTGACCGCGGTGGTGGTGCTCAAGGCAGGGGCGCGCTGCACGGAAGAAGAACTCATCCGCCACGTCGTGGAGCGCAAGGGCGTGGTCAATGCGCCGAAACGGGTCGTGTTCGAGCCCGAACTGCCGCTCACCGCGCTCGGAAAGATAGATAAGAAGGCGTTGAAGGCCCGTTACTGGACGGGAAACGACAGAAGCATCAACTGA
- a CDS encoding Zn-ribbon domain-containing OB-fold protein, which produces MSPSDSQQAGHAGDPYALAYPETRPFWEAAERGELLVKACRACGKAHWYPRVACPLCGSGDTEWKPASGRGALYSYSVVERADPPYVLAYVRLEEGPVMISNLVDADPAAIRIGMPLRARFVAAPQGRRMPFFAPDTAAP; this is translated from the coding sequence ATGAGTCCAAGCGATTCACAACAGGCCGGCCATGCCGGCGACCCGTATGCCCTGGCCTATCCGGAGACGCGTCCGTTCTGGGAGGCCGCCGAGCGGGGCGAGCTGCTGGTCAAGGCCTGCCGCGCCTGCGGCAAGGCGCATTGGTACCCCCGGGTGGCCTGCCCGCTGTGCGGCAGCGGCGACACCGAGTGGAAGCCGGCCAGCGGCCGCGGCGCCCTGTATTCGTACAGCGTCGTCGAACGCGCCGATCCGCCTTATGTGCTGGCCTACGTGCGCCTGGAGGAGGGGCCCGTGATGATAAGCAACCTGGTCGACGCCGACCCGGCGGCGATACGGATCGGCATGCCGCTGCGCGCGCGGTTCGTCGCCGCGCCGCAGGGGCGCCGCATGCCTTTCTTCGCCCCGGATACGGCCGCGCCATGA
- the gcvA gene encoding transcriptional regulator GcvA, whose translation MKSPIHLNALRAFEASARHQSFSGAAAELNVTPAAVGQLVRLLEESLGTPLFVRSNSGKARLVPTETAERALADIRAGFDRLTLGMERLREGSASGVLTVTVSPAFAAKWLLPRIDRFQAACPDTDVRLDTNHKPVDFVAHRIDIGVRYGMGRWPGLKADKLMDEEVFPVCSPELLRQRGRPRKPGDLARATLIHDLSMAGHAGFPTWETWMEKAGVAHTAALRRGMRINNSAAVLQAAAEGHGIALARSVMARDDLASGRLVRLFPDIGLALDVAYYVVYRPECAGLPRLAAFREWLFAEAARSDSQAGHRSP comes from the coding sequence ATGAAGTCGCCCATCCATCTGAACGCCTTGCGGGCGTTCGAAGCCAGCGCCCGCCACCAGAGTTTTTCCGGCGCGGCGGCCGAACTGAACGTGACGCCCGCGGCGGTCGGCCAGCTCGTGCGCCTGCTGGAAGAGTCGCTGGGAACACCGCTGTTCGTGCGGAGCAACAGCGGCAAAGCGCGGCTGGTCCCGACCGAGACGGCCGAGCGCGCGCTGGCGGACATCCGGGCCGGCTTCGACCGCTTGACGCTGGGAATGGAACGGCTGCGGGAGGGATCGGCCAGCGGCGTGCTCACCGTGACGGTCAGTCCGGCCTTCGCCGCCAAGTGGCTGCTGCCCCGCATCGACCGCTTCCAGGCGGCTTGCCCGGACACCGACGTGCGCCTGGACACCAACCACAAGCCGGTGGACTTCGTGGCGCATCGAATCGATATCGGCGTGCGCTACGGCATGGGGCGCTGGCCGGGCCTGAAGGCCGACAAGCTCATGGACGAGGAAGTTTTCCCGGTGTGCTCGCCTGAGCTGTTGCGCCAGCGCGGACGCCCGCGCAAGCCGGGCGATCTGGCTCGCGCAACCCTGATCCATGACCTGTCGATGGCCGGCCATGCGGGCTTCCCGACGTGGGAAACGTGGATGGAGAAAGCCGGCGTCGCGCATACGGCGGCGCTGCGGCGCGGCATGCGGATCAACAATTCGGCGGCCGTGCTGCAGGCTGCGGCCGAGGGACACGGCATCGCGCTGGCGCGCAGCGTCATGGCCCGCGACGACCTGGCCAGCGGACGCCTGGTGCGGCTCTTTCCCGACATCGGTCTTGCCTTGGATGTGGCGTACTACGTCGTCTACCGCCCCGAATGCGCCGGCCTGCCGAGACTGGCGGCGTTCCGGGAATGGCTGTTCGCGGAGGCGGCGCGTTCCGACAGTCAAGCAGGGCACCGCTCGCCGTAA
- a CDS encoding thiolase domain-containing protein: MSLKGKAYIAGAYEHPTRFAPDKSVAQLHAECALGALRDAGLGLRDVDGYFCAGDVPGGGPLSMAEYLNLDLKWMDGSELGGCSYMVLLRHAAMAIAQGKCSVALITLAGKPRSMGVATGTAPRALGPERPETPWDLPYRPTITGVYGMLAHRHMHEYGTTSAQMAAVKVAASLHAQHNEHALLRKPVTVDDVLASPMIASPLHRLDCCVITDGGGALVVTRPEIARTLGRPRVRIIGTGETINTSRGGYLDATGSGAAVTGKMAFEEAGVGVGDIKYASIYDNFTIMVLMQLEDLGFCGKGEAGPFVAEGNLISGQGRLPFNTDGGGLCNNHPANRGGMTKLVEAVRQLRGEAHPAVQVSGCDLALATGPGLVQGVSHAHSTIILERE, from the coding sequence ATGAGCCTGAAAGGCAAGGCCTATATCGCCGGCGCCTACGAGCATCCCACGCGGTTCGCGCCCGACAAGTCCGTGGCGCAGCTTCACGCCGAGTGCGCGCTGGGCGCGCTGCGGGACGCCGGGCTGGGATTGCGGGACGTGGACGGCTACTTCTGCGCGGGCGACGTGCCCGGCGGCGGCCCGCTGTCCATGGCCGAGTACCTGAACCTGGACCTGAAGTGGATGGACGGTTCGGAGCTGGGCGGATGTTCGTACATGGTGCTGCTGCGGCACGCCGCCATGGCCATCGCGCAGGGCAAGTGCTCGGTGGCGCTGATCACGCTGGCCGGCAAGCCCAGGAGCATGGGCGTGGCCACGGGCACGGCCCCGCGCGCGCTGGGTCCGGAACGTCCGGAGACGCCCTGGGACCTGCCTTACCGGCCCACCATCACCGGCGTGTACGGGATGCTGGCGCATCGCCACATGCACGAATACGGCACGACATCGGCCCAGATGGCGGCCGTGAAGGTGGCGGCCTCGCTGCACGCGCAGCACAACGAGCATGCCTTGTTGCGCAAGCCGGTCACCGTCGACGACGTGCTTGCCTCCCCGATGATCGCCAGTCCGCTGCATCGCCTGGATTGCTGCGTGATCACCGATGGCGGCGGGGCGCTGGTGGTGACCCGTCCGGAGATCGCGCGGACGCTGGGCCGTCCCCGGGTAAGGATCATCGGCACGGGCGAGACCATCAACACCAGCCGCGGCGGCTATCTGGACGCCACCGGCAGCGGCGCGGCGGTGACGGGGAAAATGGCGTTCGAGGAGGCGGGCGTCGGCGTCGGCGACATCAAGTACGCCTCCATCTACGACAACTTCACCATCATGGTCCTGATGCAACTGGAGGACCTGGGCTTTTGCGGCAAGGGCGAAGCCGGGCCCTTCGTCGCCGAGGGCAACCTGATCTCGGGGCAGGGCAGGCTGCCCTTCAACACGGACGGCGGCGGGCTGTGCAACAACCATCCCGCCAACCGCGGCGGCATGACCAAGCTCGTCGAAGCCGTGCGGCAGTTGCGCGGCGAGGCGCATCCCGCCGTGCAGGTCTCCGGCTGCGACCTTGCGCTGGCCACGGGGCCGGGGCTGGTGCAGGGGGTGAGCCATGCCCATTCCACCATCATTCTCGAACGCGAGTAG